TTATATcattaagtgtatttttttttcttttgacatttagGAATGGAACAGAGAAGCAACACAAAATGCCCAAAAGTGGGCAAATAAGTGTACTTTGCAGCACAGTGGTCCAGAGGATCGACAAACCAGTATGTGGATGAGcagatatttgttgaacaaatgaacaaatacaatGATAATAGATTTTTGTAGCCTATTTCATTAAGAAGAAATCGTGAATAAATGCTTCTTATGCTGCTTTTTAAACTCAAATGATCTGTATGTAAATAGAAGGATGATAATGAAAAGGACAATTTTGTGCACGTTTGTTATTtacattattcaaataatttctcaTATAGTATCATATTCATTCCTCTCCACCAGCTCATGAGTAACACAGTTCATGTATCTCTATTTTGCAGTGTAAAGATTAGAAAAGTTTTGGGAGGAAAATGATTTACCCAAGAACACACCAAAGTAGTATCATACTAGACATTTTCAGTCAAGTTTTCTGATTTCCaacaaaatttcctttttgacattttgaaatctaatttttatactcataaaatatattgaattatgtTGAATTGTTCCTGAGTTTTACTGTATAAATAATGTAcccttttaaaatcatattttaaatgaccATGTTCAGCATTcaactaaaattaatattttgaatatatttattttcaaattctttacaTCAAGCAGCCAAGTATTTTGTAGGTACAAGGTGCTTACGATGCATAGAACACTGAACTCGAAAAGCAATAAGACAcatattgtcatgtatgtaaaaaataaataaataaataaggttataaatactatgagagaaaaaaacttGTATGTATGGgctttgcataaaatatttacttactaTCAAGAATCATATAGATAGGCAAGCCCAGTTTGAAAGCAGTTAATCATTAACCTGTTATTTTAATtgaactattattatttatttagtttgatgctataatcataataaaattatagaaatggtcATATTCAGTGTAAGACTAAAACAGTCTTGAAGATCCAAATGTACTgttaaatttttactttctttccttcattgttAAAAAAGATAACCaagaatattttatcttatttataagCAATATGTAGACATTATATATCAAGCCACTGAAAGGTGAATATTAATTGAGAGCTTGCAAAGTACAGGAAATATTTTTGGGCTACAAGACATGCCCAGAAATTTGGGTTTGTTACATTGTGTTTTCTGGTAAGGGAAGActcatagttttgaaaactatCTTCCTGGGGTCAGTTGTCTCTCAATTGGTACTCTTAAAGACTGTCtaaaaaacctttttattttatttttttcaaatttgacacaaaattatgaacattttttgagcatcctatttttgaaaaatctctgGTGAGGGTAGTAAGAGCAGGAGAGAAATTGCAATTAGGTGTTGGTGGCTACCTGTAGCAAGGATGCAATACACACTGAAAGCAGtgaggcacacacacacatacatgaaaacTCAGTGTATAAGTGATTGCATCCTAGATAATCCAGAGGGAGGAGGACTTTTAAAGAACAGGATCTTCTCAATCTACTAAAAAATTTGCAAGTTCTGGCCAGTCTCAATATTTAGGCAATTCTGTCTTCTAATCTTCTCTAAAGTTGATCTGGAGATAAGATAGCCTCCTCTCATCAGTCAGAAGCTAGCAACTATGAACCCTGTACTTGAAAGGCAGCATCTTTTCATTTGTGAGGTCAAtttcttttttgagttttattgCCTTCCTCATATATGATCTGTTCCTTCCTAGCTACAAAATGTGGCGAGAATCTCTACATGTCAAGTGACCCTGCTCCCTGGTCAACGGCAATCCAAAGCTGGTATGATGAGAGCCGTGGATTTACCTATGGTAAAGGACCAAAGAATCCCCAGGCAATTGTTGGACATTACACTCAGGTAAGAGAAACAGTGAAATCCCTCTGCCACAAACATTATAACAGTTTGTGGAAACAGCTTGAGTAATCATAATAATCTTGGCATTTGACTGATAGTTCATTTAGATCTGCTATTTTTATCCATGGTCCAAAAAATGTTTGGTAGGGAAAACATACACAGTATTGCTCCTATAATATAAATAGGTAAGCTTGTGAATGTAcataaaatgtttgtatttttaaagtgcaTGACTTTGATTcagtaaatttaaatattttcataagatgTGGACCTAAACTTAACCACAGTAACATCATCAGTGTTATATTTgctactgtttctttttttaatattttctacttttgtaaCATGTACCCCGATATGCTCATTCTCTTATGGATTTGTAGCTTGTTTGGTATTCATCCTTCCGCGTTGGATGTGGAGTTGCCTACTGTCCCAATCAAGACAGTCTAAAATACTTCTATGTTTGCCAGTACTGTCCTGCGTAAGTGTTCACATTAGAGTTTACTGCCAATAATTGTATCtgcaatataatattttaaaattttcatatattcatcaataggaaaagaataactcaatAAAGGTGTGATACATTTCTGGAAATAATGTTTAAGATTGAGACACCTTTAATTTCTCAGAGAAGATACCAAGTTCTCAGTCACAAATAAATGATGCTCtcattcctcatttataaaatgatgtaatttctttaattatctttcctgagggttagggttattcaaTGAGCATGTGTGATCCCTCTCTAGACTTTGTATCATCAATTTGCTAACTTCACACTCTGAATCTCTAGAAGCTTAATGATTAAACAAGGGGtgctggtaggattgcaaataGGGGTTAATATATTGCAATTTTAGTCCTTTCTTCAAATAGTCCTGCTCATGTTTATCTAAACAACATATTGTTACCATCACAAATGAGTCATCTTCGAGAGTCTCAAAGACTTCTCAGGAGAACTTTACTATTTCAGAACCCAGAAAAAGATAAATCTTGActcttttattttcccagaatTTACCTAAGAAACTCCATAACTATCTTGTGTCTTGATTTGTAGCCAGAATCATGCCCCCTTTTTCAAACAGTATGTGCAAAGTtatcctcaaaaataaattcataatgaaGATATATTCATGATATAtgtgagttttaatttttaaaaatttgaaattctttattACTGGAGGGAGGGGAACCCCAACCCCAAATATGCTATATAGGACTTGTGTAGAGACAGATAATCCAGGTGATGGAAGGGTTCATTTGAGATGAACCATAAAGTTGTGTTTCTGCAAGCACCTGTTAGGGTTTAGTGGAGAGAACTAAAAGGCCCTAGGAGAGTGCATCTAAACTCACAGCCTGGCCCTCAAAAGAGGACACTGAAGCCAGGCTTAGGAACTGAGAGTTAGAATGAGTGATGAGAGGAAGTAGGGGAAAGAACTCCCAGAACACTTTTCTACTTGATGATTTTTCCCAGGGTTCACACACATACAGCTCTGCTCTATGTAGGGGAACACTCAGATACATTGCCTTGGGCCCTCTCCCCACTTGGCTTCATTGAGATTTGGATTcctatataatttcaaattaattaagTAGTCCAAAAGATAATTAACCCATGGGTTAATCAGTGTGAGATCATCAGGTGCTGGGTATTATTGTTCATCAAAACTTTTCTTAaccagcattctttttttaaaatttttttagaacaTAGATATCTCACACATGCCAAGTCTAGAAACTGACAGAATTTCCTTCAGCACGTGGTCCCAACAACACACAACTCATTAGTTGAAAATCACTACCTTTATGAAGGGTCAAAAATATTCTgaagctttatttttctgtattagaTAAATTAAGGTGcttttcattcttcaaatataaAACGATATGGTAATGCTGAACCATTCTTCTCTTTATTGTAACCCCCTACCTCCAAAATCTTTCTCTCTAGGGAATATGCTTTGCCCCTAACCAGCACTTAGGGTGCATTGCCTTAGCAACTTGGTTGCATTTATTTGGAGATAAAGAAGCTGTTAACTGCTTATAATATTCTCCATATTCTATATGCTAGTTCTTAATTGAATGGCTCAACCTGTGAAATTATGGTTAAAGAGATAGGCCAATGtgtgaagaaaacattttcttaattcttatttCCTTCTAACATACTGCTTTGGGAGTTatgttttttcagttttgttgacATCACTAAAAACAGTGAATTAGCTATTAGGCAGCTGATACATTAGAGTATGATCCAAAGAGCAAATTAAAGATATTTGACACTGTGTATTTCACATTTCAGTGGTAATAACGTGAGTAAAAAGAATAACCCTTACCAACAAGGAACACCTTGTGCGAGTTGCCCTAATAACTGTGAAAATGGACTATGCAGTAAGTTTGAATTATTAACTTCCTACTGTAAGAGAAttgatgttttcctttcttttaatgaattaagAAATCTCCTAAACCaattaaataacatattaaaaCAAAAGCCAGAAAGATACTAAACAGTGTGTCTAAATAAACTTACAATTCAgtaactaatattttaattataatgaaaacacaTTATCAAATATGACATATGTGTAATCTACCATCAGTGATTGTGCTGTAGATttgattaatattaaatataaacttcTGACAAATAGTTTGTTTTATTGAAGCTAATATCACTATgccaagttatttttttaatattttttagttttaggtagacacaatctctttattttatttttatgtggtactgaggatcgaaccaagtgcctcacacatgctaggcgagccctcttcCACTTGAGCCATAACCACAGCCCCgccaagttaatttttaaaaattcaaaggacTATATCTAAAGGGAATTAAGATTTTATTATGACTCAGTCTAGACCAGTATGCCAAACACTACTCTTTTGTACCAATGAGTTCATTGTGTGAATTTCCTCACTTCTTTTCTACAGTACACAGTGTTTACCCTAATAAATGATGAAATGCTCTCTAATTTAATAATAGTTTAGACATATTATTAATGACAAAATCAAATCTGTATACAATATTCACTCACAGAGCAAACATACTGTtgcaaattaaaagaataaaacaaatgtcaTATACAACAATTTTAATTGTCATAATTACAAGTAAAAACTGCTGACCTTCTATAGTTGGGATACTTTcatgaaaattattaataatagaatCAACCCACTTACTGAGGTTTTTACCTTTCAAATGCATTCACCTTTACTTAGCATTCTTTCTGATTCAATTATGTAGTTATAATTCACAATATTGATGATATCAAGGCTATAAATCCACTAAGGAGGGAAAATGTTGAATACTCATACCTCTCCTAAATGCTTTTTGATGCAATGAGCACTCAATAGAaagattttaaacaaatagtgaaaaaaatgataattgtgTTTCATAGAGAGCTTTTTGGCAATAATATGCACAACTGTTGAAGTGGAAGCCAGTTAGGATACTGTGGGAAAACATGGATTTAAAAACCGTGGGTGTCATCATAGCAGTACTggcaaaataaatgataaacaagACAGTATTTGTAATCTGTGCTGCTGGAGTGCTTgtcaaaaggagaaaggaaggagtttGAAATGGATCCACCTGCTGGCTTAAAGTACTGTGTGGCCAGAGTGTCATTTCACTGAGACTGCAGGAAAAGTCCAAGAATCCTCAGCCTGTTGTGATGAGTTTATTTTGAGTTTGTTGAGCCATGGGGTCTTTGGAAACATTTAATCAAAATCTTCAGAAGAACAAAGTGCATATTGTCCTTGTTTTATTCTGTGGCCACTCATAAAGATTATTTGTACCCAAAAGCTGGCACTGGAGTAAGACATGCCCATCCAATAATGTGagataataaaaatgctcttgTAACTTGTATAGCTTTCGACACTAGTCCCATGTAGCCTCTGAACACTTTAAAATAG
Above is a genomic segment from Urocitellus parryii isolate mUroPar1 chromosome 8, mUroPar1.hap1, whole genome shotgun sequence containing:
- the Crisp2 gene encoding cysteine-rich secretory protein 2, with amino-acid sequence MALLPVALLLIAMLLPSLPAEGKDPAFTSLLTSQTQVQMEIVNKHNELRKSVSPRASNMLKMEWNREATQNAQKWANKCTLQHSGPEDRQTTTKCGENLYMSSDPAPWSTAIQSWYDESRGFTYGKGPKNPQAIVGHYTQLVWYSSFRVGCGVAYCPNQDSLKYFYVCQYCPAGNNVSKKNNPYQQGTPCASCPNNCENGLCTNSCEFEDLLSNCESLKSTAGCDHELLKEKCKATCQCENKIY